A stretch of the Bacillus licheniformis DSM 13 = ATCC 14580 genome encodes the following:
- the glpT gene encoding glycerol-3-phosphate transporter yields MLKLFKPAPPIERLPEDQIDSEYKKFRLQVFLGIFIGYAAYYLIRKNFSLAMPYLIEEGFSKSALGFALSALSISYGLSKFVMATISDRSNPRMFLPAGLILSAVISLLMGFVPFFTSSIAIMFIMLFLNGWFQGMGWPPSGRVLVHWFSVSERGNKTAIWNVAHNVGGGLMAPIAVAGVAIFSGITGSATGYEGVFILPALVAIAVAVISYWLIRDTPQSVGLPPIEEYRNDYSSKSKKTFEKELSTKEILFKHVLNNKWVWAIALANIFVYFVRYGVLDWAPTYLSEEKGFDMSKSSVAYFLYEWAGIPGTLLCGWISDKWFKGRRGPAGFVFMAGVLIAVLVYWFNPAGNPMIDMASLIAIGFLIYGPVMLIGLQALDFVPKKAAGTAAGLTGLFGYLGGTLTANALMGVIVDASGWNAGFTLLTASCAIAALIFAMTWNVRGQEVVKH; encoded by the coding sequence ATGTTAAAACTGTTTAAGCCAGCACCGCCGATTGAGCGGCTGCCGGAAGATCAAATTGATTCGGAATATAAGAAATTCAGACTGCAAGTTTTTCTCGGCATCTTCATCGGTTATGCGGCATACTATTTAATTCGCAAAAATTTCTCGCTTGCCATGCCTTATTTGATCGAAGAGGGCTTTTCAAAGTCGGCGCTCGGCTTTGCCTTGTCCGCTCTATCCATCTCTTACGGGCTGAGCAAGTTCGTGATGGCCACGATATCGGACCGGAGCAATCCGAGGATGTTCCTGCCCGCCGGTTTGATCCTTTCCGCTGTCATCAGCCTCTTGATGGGGTTTGTTCCTTTTTTCACCTCATCGATCGCCATTATGTTTATCATGCTGTTCTTAAACGGCTGGTTCCAGGGCATGGGATGGCCGCCGTCAGGGCGTGTCCTTGTCCACTGGTTCAGCGTCAGCGAAAGGGGAAATAAAACCGCCATATGGAATGTCGCCCACAATGTCGGCGGGGGACTGATGGCGCCGATTGCCGTTGCCGGCGTCGCCATCTTCTCAGGCATAACGGGATCTGCTACAGGCTATGAAGGTGTGTTTATTTTGCCGGCCTTGGTCGCCATCGCCGTTGCCGTCATTTCTTACTGGCTGATCCGGGATACGCCGCAGTCTGTCGGACTTCCTCCAATCGAGGAATACCGCAACGATTATTCAAGCAAATCGAAGAAAACCTTTGAAAAGGAATTATCAACGAAAGAAATCCTTTTCAAACATGTATTAAATAATAAATGGGTGTGGGCGATCGCACTTGCCAACATTTTCGTGTACTTCGTCCGCTACGGCGTTCTGGATTGGGCTCCAACCTATTTAAGCGAAGAAAAAGGCTTTGACATGAGCAAATCAAGCGTCGCTTATTTTCTGTATGAATGGGCGGGGATTCCGGGGACATTGCTGTGCGGCTGGATCTCTGACAAATGGTTTAAAGGACGCCGCGGACCGGCAGGCTTTGTCTTTATGGCAGGTGTTTTGATCGCGGTGCTTGTGTACTGGTTCAACCCAGCCGGCAATCCGATGATCGACATGGCATCATTGATCGCGATCGGATTCCTCATTTACGGTCCCGTCATGCTGATCGGCCTTCAAGCGCTTGACTTTGTTCCTAAAAAAGCGGCCGGCACGGCTGCAGGATTGACCGGTCTGTTCGGTTACCTGGGCGGAACCTTGACGGCGAATGCGCTGATGGGTGTTATCGTCGATGCATCCGGCTGGAATGCGGGCTTTACGCTTTTAACCGCTTCATGTGCAATCGCAGCACTCATATTTGCGATGACTTGGAATGTGCGGGGACAGGAAGTTGTGAAGCATTAA
- the htpG gene encoding molecular chaperone HtpG: protein MAKREFKAESKRLLDIMINSIYSQKEVFLRELISNASDAIDKIYYKALTDDSLTFNKDDYYIKISADKENRTLTIADTGIGMTKEELEEHLGTIAKSGSLAFKQENELKDGHDIIGQFGVGFYAAFMVADTVTVITKAHGSDEAHQWESAGADGYTIEPAAKESAGTDVILKLKENTDDENYDEYLDVHRLKAIIKTYSDFIRYPIKMDVAVNKPKEGAENEFEEVQEEQTVNSMVPIWRKNKSELKDEDYEAFYKEKHYGFDKPLAHIHTSVDGAVRYHAILFIPENIPFNYYTKEFEKGLELYSNGVLIMEKCPDLLPDHFSFVKGMVDSEDLSLNISREMLQHDRQLKLIAKNISKKIKNELKSLLKNDREKYESFYQSFGRQLKFGVYNDFGAHKDLLKDLLLFYSSKEKKLVTLEEYVSRMPEDQKYIYYASGDSYDRIEKLPQTELVSEKGYEILYFTEDIDEFAIKMLANYQEKEFKSVSSGDLGIENDDEQNQSDGDDSQYKDLFEEMKKTLDGKVKSVRASKRLKTHSVCLAADGEVTIEMEKILNAMPDNQHVKADKVLEINTNHEVFKTLQNAFDNDKDKFKLYTGLLYNQALLIEGLPIEDPVEFTNDICKVMA from the coding sequence ATGGCTAAGAGAGAATTCAAAGCAGAATCCAAGCGATTGCTGGACATCATGATCAACTCGATTTATTCCCAAAAGGAAGTCTTTTTAAGGGAGCTGATATCCAATGCGAGCGATGCCATCGATAAAATCTACTACAAAGCGCTGACAGATGATTCACTGACATTTAACAAAGACGATTACTACATAAAAATCTCCGCAGATAAAGAAAACAGAACGCTGACCATTGCGGACACCGGAATCGGCATGACGAAAGAAGAGCTTGAAGAGCATCTTGGAACGATTGCCAAGAGCGGCTCGCTTGCGTTTAAACAAGAAAACGAATTAAAAGACGGGCACGATATTATCGGCCAGTTCGGCGTCGGTTTCTACGCCGCTTTTATGGTTGCGGACACCGTCACCGTCATTACAAAAGCCCATGGCAGCGATGAAGCGCATCAATGGGAATCAGCCGGAGCCGACGGCTATACAATCGAACCGGCTGCGAAAGAATCAGCCGGAACCGATGTCATTCTGAAGCTGAAAGAGAATACAGACGATGAAAACTATGATGAATACCTGGATGTTCATCGCTTAAAAGCGATCATCAAAACATACTCTGATTTCATCCGCTACCCGATCAAGATGGATGTCGCGGTCAACAAGCCGAAAGAAGGCGCCGAAAATGAATTTGAAGAAGTCCAGGAAGAACAGACGGTCAACAGCATGGTGCCGATTTGGAGAAAAAACAAAAGCGAACTGAAAGATGAAGATTATGAGGCGTTTTATAAGGAAAAGCATTACGGTTTTGACAAGCCTCTCGCGCACATCCATACAAGCGTAGACGGCGCGGTGAGATACCATGCGATTTTATTCATTCCTGAAAATATTCCGTTCAACTACTACACGAAGGAATTCGAGAAGGGTCTGGAACTGTATTCGAACGGTGTGCTGATCATGGAAAAGTGTCCGGATCTGCTGCCTGACCATTTCAGCTTTGTCAAAGGAATGGTTGATTCAGAAGATTTATCGCTCAACATTTCGAGGGAGATGCTCCAGCATGACAGGCAGCTGAAGCTGATTGCCAAAAACATCAGCAAAAAAATCAAGAATGAGCTGAAGAGCTTGCTGAAAAATGACAGAGAAAAATACGAGTCTTTTTATCAATCGTTTGGCAGACAGCTTAAATTCGGGGTATACAATGATTTTGGAGCCCATAAAGATCTGTTGAAAGACCTGCTGCTTTTCTATTCATCAAAAGAGAAAAAGCTGGTCACCCTTGAGGAATATGTGTCCAGAATGCCTGAAGATCAAAAATACATTTATTATGCATCAGGCGACTCGTATGACCGAATAGAAAAGCTTCCTCAAACCGAGCTGGTTTCGGAAAAAGGGTATGAAATCCTTTATTTCACCGAGGATATCGATGAGTTCGCCATCAAAATGCTGGCGAATTATCAAGAGAAAGAATTCAAGTCGGTATCAAGCGGCGACCTCGGAATCGAAAACGATGACGAGCAAAACCAATCTGACGGGGATGACAGCCAATACAAAGACCTGTTTGAAGAGATGAAAAAGACTCTGGATGGAAAAGTGAAAAGCGTGAGGGCGTCAAAACGGCTGAAGACTCACTCCGTATGCCTTGCCGCTGACGGAGAAGTCACCATCGAGATGGAGAAAATCTTAAACGCAATGCCTGACAATCAGCATGTAAAGGCTGATAAAGTATTGGAAATCAATACAAACCACGAAGTCTTCAAAACATTGCAGAATGCTTTTGACAACGACAAGGATAAATTCAAACTGTACACCGGCCTCCTGTACAACCAGGCGCTGCTGATAGAAGGCTTGCCAATTGAAGACCCCGTCGAATTTACGAACGATATATGCAAAGTAATGGCATAA
- a CDS encoding ABC-F family ATP-binding cassette domain-containing protein produces the protein MSIVHVTNLTHIYGDRMIFQDAGFRLLKGEHAGLVGANGAGKSTLLRILTGSLLPDHGNIEWQPNIRVGFLEQHAKLTEGTTILQYMEKAYGRLFEIEKEMNGLAEKMADAGDNLEAVLKRYGELQAELEASGFYQIGTKIEDAAQGLGLAEIGLDQDVTALSGGQRTKLLLAKLLLEEPDVLLLDEPTNYLDAAHIEWLTGYLKNYEHAFLVISHDERFLNEITTVTFHLEHHVIKRYSGNYQYFLKEYAQIRAQAEAAYAKQNREIKKLEAFIDRNRVRKAKQAKSREKALRKIKRIEKPTDSYVPSFAFKTGRNPAMTVLKTENLEAGYTVPLFKPLSLTVRRGDKIAIIGENGAGKSTLIKTLLGDLKPLSGIVTAGQHLQAAYFRQESPASHDTPLEKLRAFYPDLPEKDIRQTLAVSGLTPKHISQPLFTLSGGEQAKVRLAELMLSNSNLLVLDEPTNHLDASAKHALKQALCDYKGTILLVSHEPAFYEDWVTHIWQIEAWRR, from the coding sequence ATGAGTATTGTTCATGTAACGAATTTGACCCATATATATGGAGACCGCATGATCTTTCAAGACGCCGGGTTCCGCCTGCTGAAAGGGGAACATGCCGGTCTTGTCGGTGCAAACGGAGCCGGAAAGTCGACATTGCTGCGCATTTTGACGGGCAGCCTTCTGCCCGATCATGGAAACATTGAATGGCAGCCAAACATTCGGGTCGGCTTTCTTGAACAGCATGCCAAGCTGACGGAAGGCACAACCATTCTTCAGTACATGGAGAAAGCGTACGGCCGGCTGTTTGAAATCGAAAAGGAAATGAATGGGCTTGCCGAAAAAATGGCCGATGCCGGAGACAACCTTGAAGCCGTCCTGAAAAGATACGGAGAGCTTCAGGCTGAGCTGGAAGCTTCAGGATTTTACCAAATCGGAACGAAAATTGAGGATGCCGCACAAGGCCTCGGCTTGGCGGAAATCGGGCTTGACCAGGATGTCACGGCTTTAAGCGGCGGGCAGCGTACAAAGCTGCTGCTTGCCAAACTGCTGCTTGAAGAGCCTGATGTACTGCTGTTGGATGAGCCGACCAACTATTTGGATGCCGCTCACATTGAGTGGCTGACTGGCTACTTGAAAAACTATGAGCACGCATTTCTTGTCATCTCTCATGACGAACGCTTCTTAAATGAAATTACGACGGTTACATTCCATCTGGAGCATCATGTGATCAAACGTTATTCCGGCAACTATCAATATTTCCTGAAGGAGTATGCGCAAATCAGGGCACAGGCTGAAGCCGCATATGCAAAACAGAACAGGGAAATCAAAAAGTTAGAGGCGTTTATCGACCGGAACAGAGTCCGAAAGGCGAAACAGGCCAAAAGCAGGGAGAAAGCATTACGCAAAATCAAGCGAATCGAAAAACCGACAGATTCTTATGTCCCAAGCTTTGCATTTAAAACGGGGCGAAACCCGGCGATGACTGTACTCAAAACGGAAAATCTTGAGGCCGGCTACACAGTTCCATTATTTAAGCCTCTTTCCCTGACCGTAAGACGGGGCGATAAAATCGCGATTATTGGAGAAAACGGCGCCGGAAAATCGACGCTTATCAAAACGCTGCTCGGCGACCTCAAGCCTCTGAGCGGCATCGTCACAGCAGGACAGCATTTACAGGCGGCCTATTTCAGGCAGGAAAGCCCAGCTTCTCATGATACACCGCTTGAAAAATTGCGGGCGTTCTATCCTGATCTACCGGAAAAAGACATCAGGCAGACGCTCGCGGTATCCGGCTTGACGCCAAAGCATATCAGCCAGCCCCTTTTTACGCTCAGCGGCGGTGAACAGGCAAAGGTCCGGCTGGCGGAGCTGATGCTTTCAAACAGCAACCTGCTTGTTCTTGATGAACCGACAAACCATCTTGACGCATCGGCAAAGCATGCGTTAAAGCAAGCGCTCTGCGACTATAAGGGAACGATTTTGCTCGTATCCCATGAACCGGCTTTTTATGAAGACTGGGTGACTCATATCTGGCAGATTGAAGCATGGCGCCGTTAA
- the yidA gene encoding sugar-phosphatase, translating to MYKLIAIDMDGTLLNDLHEVTEEVRNALHAAKKQGVKIVLCTGRPLGGVSRYLEELNLNEDGDYVIAYNGALVQNTHTQEVVSELTLGYDDVKSLYELSQKLDTPMHFFDSAYLYTPNREISPYTVYESYVTKVPLRFRTIEEIPQDLLAPKAMYIDEPEKLDRTIAAIPEDVKERYTMVKSSPFFYEILHPAASKGNAVQQLADILGIAQEEVMCIGDNGNDMSMIEWAGCGVAMGNAIPEVKASADYETRTNNENGVAHAIRELVLSK from the coding sequence ATGTACAAACTAATCGCGATAGATATGGATGGAACATTGTTGAATGATCTTCATGAAGTAACAGAGGAAGTACGGAATGCCCTGCATGCCGCGAAAAAACAAGGCGTAAAAATCGTTCTCTGCACGGGCCGTCCCCTCGGCGGTGTAAGCCGCTACCTGGAAGAACTGAATTTAAATGAAGACGGCGATTATGTCATCGCCTATAACGGAGCGCTCGTTCAAAATACGCATACTCAGGAAGTTGTGTCAGAACTGACACTGGGCTATGATGATGTGAAATCGTTATATGAGCTCAGCCAAAAGCTTGATACTCCGATGCACTTTTTTGATTCGGCTTATTTGTATACGCCAAACCGGGAAATCAGCCCGTATACCGTTTACGAATCATACGTCACCAAAGTGCCGCTCCGGTTCCGGACGATCGAAGAAATCCCGCAAGATCTTCTGGCGCCAAAGGCGATGTACATTGATGAGCCGGAAAAGCTGGACCGGACGATCGCCGCAATACCGGAAGACGTCAAGGAACGCTATACAATGGTGAAAAGTTCGCCGTTCTTTTATGAAATTCTTCACCCTGCGGCAAGTAAAGGAAATGCTGTTCAGCAGCTTGCCGACATATTAGGCATCGCGCAGGAAGAAGTGATGTGTATTGGAGACAACGGAAACGACATGTCCATGATCGAATGGGCGGGTTGCGGAGTCGCCATGGGGAATGCGATCCCTGAGGTAAAAGCTTCGGCCGATTACGAAACGCGTACGAATAATGAAAACGGCGTTGCCCACGCCATTCGTGAGCTTGTATTGTCCAAATAA
- a CDS encoding iron-containing alcohol dehydrogenase family protein, with translation MPRQVTSIAIPAVLDISEGVLGRLDEILRKHQFDKAIMFFDDFSYQQYEHSLKTAFQHVKVEAVLLPSNLDIQELLKRAFSIGNCDVIIAMGGGYVVDCGKYIAFSKRTPFISIPTSASNDGFASSNCSLQVEGKKTTVPARVPYGIIADLSIIQKAPDCFILAGIGDLMSNITALYDWEFEERHGVGDVNAFASMLSKKAVNSFVRTPMQDIKQPIFLKELVSSLTMGGIATEISGNSAPISGSEHLISHALDKISKKPQMHGIQVGVATYIMAHVQDHRAERIEKVFTRTGFFQYVKTLNLNKDEFREAINLSHTVKPNRYTYLHEAGYREKALRILDEDPILQEIF, from the coding sequence ATGCCGCGCCAGGTTACCAGCATAGCCATCCCCGCGGTTTTGGACATTAGTGAGGGCGTGCTTGGCCGGTTGGATGAGATATTGAGAAAACATCAGTTTGACAAGGCGATCATGTTTTTTGACGATTTTTCCTATCAGCAGTATGAGCATTCACTGAAAACCGCATTTCAACATGTTAAAGTTGAAGCCGTTCTGCTGCCGTCCAATCTGGACATACAGGAGCTTTTGAAGCGGGCATTTTCGATCGGGAATTGCGATGTCATTATTGCCATGGGCGGCGGGTATGTTGTGGACTGCGGAAAATACATCGCCTTTTCCAAGCGGACCCCGTTCATCAGCATTCCGACGTCGGCATCCAATGACGGGTTTGCGAGCAGCAATTGCTCGCTTCAGGTCGAAGGAAAAAAAACAACCGTTCCGGCAAGGGTTCCCTACGGAATCATAGCTGATTTGAGCATTATTCAAAAAGCGCCGGATTGCTTTATTTTGGCGGGGATCGGAGATTTGATGTCCAATATTACGGCCCTTTATGATTGGGAGTTTGAGGAGCGGCACGGGGTCGGCGATGTAAATGCGTTTGCGTCGATGCTCAGCAAGAAAGCGGTCAACAGCTTTGTCCGTACGCCGATGCAGGATATTAAACAGCCGATCTTCTTAAAAGAGCTTGTCAGTTCTTTGACAATGGGCGGCATCGCTACGGAAATCAGCGGAAACAGCGCGCCGATCAGCGGTTCTGAGCACCTGATATCCCACGCCTTGGACAAAATTTCGAAAAAACCGCAGATGCACGGCATTCAAGTCGGGGTAGCCACCTACATCATGGCCCATGTACAGGATCACCGGGCTGAGCGGATTGAAAAGGTGTTTACGAGAACGGGCTTTTTCCAATATGTCAAAACGCTGAATCTGAACAAAGATGAGTTTCGCGAGGCGATCAATTTGTCGCACACTGTCAAGCCCAACCGCTATACGTACTTGCATGAAGCCGGCTATCGCGAAAAAGCGCTTCGCATTCTTGATGAAGATCCGATTCTGCAAGAAATATTTTAA
- a CDS encoding MtnX-like HAD-IB family phosphatase has product MKKWAFVSDFDGTISKQDFYWMVIDKYFPEGRELFKKWKSGELKDIEFLGTVFASINQSEQKIIDDIHSIPIDEYVPDFIQHVQKSGGDFYILSAGTDYYIHYILKKYGITDVEVYSNKGFFKEDNVHMDIDENHWHYSERYGIDKSKVIQKLKEEYETVYFAGDSEPDSHPAKFADVTFAKDALQDLLRQQGVPFVAVETFEDIEQYLKEKGRIV; this is encoded by the coding sequence ATGAAGAAATGGGCATTTGTATCAGACTTTGATGGGACGATTTCCAAACAGGATTTTTACTGGATGGTCATTGATAAATATTTTCCCGAAGGCCGTGAATTGTTCAAGAAGTGGAAGTCCGGAGAATTAAAAGATATCGAATTTTTGGGAACCGTTTTTGCTTCGATTAATCAAAGCGAACAAAAAATCATTGATGACATCCATTCCATACCGATTGATGAATATGTGCCTGACTTCATTCAGCATGTCCAGAAAAGCGGCGGCGACTTCTACATTTTAAGCGCCGGCACGGATTATTACATTCATTATATTTTAAAGAAATACGGGATTACAGACGTTGAGGTCTATTCAAATAAAGGCTTTTTTAAAGAAGACAATGTTCATATGGACATTGATGAGAATCATTGGCATTACTCTGAGCGCTATGGGATTGATAAATCAAAGGTCATTCAAAAGCTGAAAGAAGAGTATGAGACGGTTTATTTTGCAGGCGACAGTGAACCGGATTCGCACCCGGCTAAATTTGCGGATGTTACGTTTGCAAAGGATGCGCTCCAGGATTTGCTGCGTCAGCAGGGGGTGCCATTTGTAGCCGTTGAAACATTTGAAGACATTGAACAATATCTTAAAGAAAAAGGGCGGATCGTCTAA
- a CDS encoding iron-hydroxamate ABC transporter substrate-binding protein, whose amino-acid sequence MKKNLLIIGLVMLLCIVVSACGSGNASNGSKEKAAEETTRTYQSTRGSVKIPTHPKRIVTDFYAGELFTVGANVVGSGSWSFSNPFLKDRMKDVTDLGDPINVEKVMKLKPDLIVVMNDDNYDKLSKIAPTVVIPYNTAKNVQETVKMFGDIAGAKEEAEQFLADFDRKSKAARKKIAQVVDKNATFGIYENTEKGQFWVFNDNGGRGGQAVYNALGLKAPEKIQKDIFKKGEIKELSLEVVPEYAADYMFVTDYNPNGDSKTLDKLKQSSIWKNLDAVKNNRVFINDFDTFYPYDPISVSKQVDLITEMLVKREKENK is encoded by the coding sequence GTGAAAAAGAACTTATTGATAATCGGTTTAGTTATGCTGTTGTGTATAGTGGTCAGCGCCTGCGGAAGCGGCAATGCGTCAAACGGTAGCAAAGAAAAAGCGGCTGAAGAAACGACAAGAACATATCAATCAACGCGTGGAAGCGTGAAGATTCCAACACATCCAAAGCGCATCGTGACAGACTTTTATGCCGGTGAACTGTTCACGGTCGGCGCCAATGTCGTCGGCTCCGGCTCGTGGTCTTTCTCCAATCCATTTTTAAAGGACCGTATGAAAGATGTAACGGATTTAGGCGACCCGATTAATGTGGAAAAAGTCATGAAGCTGAAGCCTGATTTAATTGTCGTGATGAACGATGATAATTACGACAAACTGTCCAAAATCGCACCGACTGTTGTGATTCCTTATAACACGGCGAAAAATGTTCAGGAAACTGTTAAGATGTTCGGCGACATTGCAGGAGCTAAAGAAGAAGCTGAACAATTCCTTGCCGATTTCGACCGGAAATCGAAAGCAGCGAGGAAAAAAATCGCTCAAGTCGTCGACAAAAATGCTACTTTCGGTATTTATGAAAACACAGAAAAAGGCCAATTCTGGGTGTTCAATGACAACGGCGGCCGCGGAGGCCAAGCCGTGTACAACGCGCTCGGCTTAAAGGCGCCTGAAAAGATTCAAAAAGACATCTTCAAAAAAGGCGAAATCAAAGAACTTTCCTTGGAAGTCGTACCTGAATATGCAGCAGACTACATGTTCGTGACAGACTATAACCCGAACGGCGACAGCAAAACGCTGGACAAGCTGAAGCAGTCTTCCATTTGGAAAAACCTTGACGCCGTCAAAAACAACCGTGTCTTTATCAACGACTTTGACACGTTCTATCCGTACGATCCGATCTCTGTCAGCAAACAGGTTGATTTGATTACGGAGATGCTGGTGAAGCGCGAAAAGGAGAATAAGTAA
- a CDS encoding VOC family protein translates to MGIEKVGQIGVPVQDLERAAAFYQDVLGLSLLFQTDRMAFFECGEVRLLLSLPEKDEFAHAGSVIYFQVEDLPAVYDEIATKGVSFPIEPHVVAKIEQTETWVAFFEDTEGNTLALMSEVNI, encoded by the coding sequence ATGGGAATTGAAAAGGTTGGACAAATCGGGGTGCCGGTTCAAGACTTGGAGCGGGCTGCGGCATTTTATCAGGATGTATTGGGCCTGTCCCTTTTATTTCAGACAGATCGCATGGCTTTCTTTGAGTGCGGCGAAGTGCGGCTTCTTCTCAGCCTTCCGGAAAAAGACGAATTTGCTCATGCAGGCTCCGTCATTTATTTTCAAGTTGAAGATTTGCCGGCTGTATATGATGAAATTGCAACAAAAGGCGTCTCTTTTCCAATAGAGCCGCATGTGGTGGCGAAAATCGAGCAAACGGAAACCTGGGTGGCCTTCTTTGAAGATACCGAAGGAAATACCCTAGCTTTGATGAGTGAGGTGAACATATAA
- a CDS encoding FeoB-associated Cys-rich membrane protein, which produces MLFNITIGALIFSYAAWTLIKFVKRSRKGKCAACELNRTCQSACDDVKTKNS; this is translated from the coding sequence ATGCTGTTTAATATTACGATCGGAGCGCTTATCTTTAGTTATGCGGCATGGACGCTTATAAAATTTGTCAAACGAAGCCGGAAAGGAAAATGCGCCGCCTGTGAATTAAATCGCACCTGTCAATCGGCTTGTGATGATGTAAAAACGAAAAACAGCTGA